The Raphanus sativus cultivar WK10039 chromosome 2, ASM80110v3, whole genome shotgun sequence DNA segment TGATTCAAATTTGAgtataattttacatttaaaatcaagttttaagTCATATTTGACAAATACTTCATGTAGCCAACAATCATTTTTCCTTTATAAAAAGCTAATATAGTAAGTTAGTCATTACAGTTATCTGCAAATTCAGGAGAGGCTGCTAACTGTAAGTCAAAAGTGACAACAAGAATGCATATGCACTTAGCTAAGAACCAACTATGCATTTGCCTAAATAAATCACTAATTACCAAATTTAGCAAATAAATTGCAACTACCGATCGACCCCATCACACAATCTCAACCCTTTAATTATCACGCCTTCTTCTCTAACTCTTAAATATTGTCTTCCAGTCACGTCCTCCCAATCAATTggctctcttctctcctcttaGTTTTCCCTTATTGTTTGTCTAGATTCTTCGTCTGCCACCAACCGCAGCCCTATGATCTCTTTCGTGCAGGCGATTACACCatatatttgttagttataTTGTTATGGGCTGCGGTGGCTCAAGGCTAGGAGGTACGGCAGCGGCCAGGGAAGATGAGGGCGGCGTTGTACCACTTCCCGCGGGTATACGTCCGCTTCTCCGGCGAAGATTAGAGGAGATGAAGAAACGGAGTCATGCAAGCGTCTTGAAAGGAAACCAGACGCTGTCCAAGAAGGAGCTTTTAAGGCACGGCTCCTCCGAGGAGGTCGACGACGGAGAAGAGACGGAGGAGAAACACGACAGCTTAAAGTTGTCGGCTAAGGTTGCTCCTGCGCCTGATCATCACgtggaagagaagaaagaggttaTTTATGAAAAGATTTCGTCGAGAGATGATGTTAtagaagtaaagaaagaggagGAAGTTGTGAGGAAACAAGATGAAGACAATCATAGCGATGTTGTTGATGATTTAGCCATGAATGTTAAGAAAGAGGGAGATGATGATTCTAATCATAATGAGCACGACAAAGTCATCAATGATAAGAACGATGAAGATGATAGTGTTGATCATGATGGAGGGAGGATGAGCAACTTTGATGAGAGGATGATATGTCCTGGATCTCCAAGCTTTAGGGTTTATTGCATCGATGTTATttctgatgatgaagaagaaggtaaATCTTACGTTCTTAATTAAAGCTATTTCAAGTATTTTCGTACCAAATAAAAAAGTAAGGAAGAAGAAACTTTTactctttatatatgtatatatttgcTATAGGAGTACATTTCTATTTGGAATGCTATTTTTTCATAATATGGATATTAAGTAGATTGAAACCGGAGCTTTCTAGCTCTGGTGTTAAAGGGTTTACAGCTGTGAGTTCCACCACCTGGATTCGAATTCTGGTCACtggagaattaacatttcggcatcacCAGGGACAAAAGACCGACACGTGGCAACACGTTACTAGTCTGGATActtctgtataattcaaaaaaaaaaaatattacttaaaattgtcttatatatatttagttttctcTACGATACAAAACTGTATGGATGTTACATACTTTTTGTCTTAGATATGTTTAGTTTGCTCTATGAttcaaaacatatttattgaaaCAAATTATACTTTCTCTTTTACAGAAAAAGATGCTGAAGACACAAGAAAATCGATGGAAACCGAAAGCGTCATCATAGAACTAAAAGAGGTAAGAATTTCTCTTTACAACAATTTAAGTAACTTAACAATGAATTAAATACTGAATACATCTCTATCTACATCATTCTTTTTAACTTTGGATGTTTGCATTCGAATCACTACTATACACAATAGGATGAAAGCATCgttaaaaaggagaaaagagaaagaaaaggaaagagatTCGGAATAGCATTGCCAAGGAAGTATTTAGCTAATGTGACTGCAGGATGCATGGGCAACCACACTCATACTCGACTGATGCAAGAGAAATCTAGCCAGTGATCTAACAAAAGAACTATGTTTGCCATATTTGAATTGATTGTTCAAGGAAGAACGGTGTGTAATGTGCGTACGGATTATGAATAATCAAAAGACACCTCAGTATATAATCTGTTAATTAGACCTTTGATTTGTTTTGAGTGACTCTTGTCTCAGAATTAGTACAATCTCTTCTTCATATTTGCTTTCTCTAAGAATAAGTTagtgtttcacaaaaaaaaaaagttagtgtTTCACGAGTTTTACTTCTTTTTCACGTGGACAGATGAAAGTAATTGAACTTGTGcaataaaaaaatgttgtttattTGTTTGACAAGTAAATCTAAAACTTTTTCATATTAGacatcaaataatatttagGGAAGTTTACTACAATgacaaaaatttattatattattactagaataattcataattttaaaaattattagaatatttttatggTCAAAATTGCCCCTCTCCacagttataacaaaaaaatattaccaaaatatttttaatatttgatcgATGAcagatttattttcaaaaatataaatctgcCGAGTAATAAATctgtttataaaatctgtataGAAATAAATCTATCGTTACAGTGGTGTcagacttttaaaaaaaatgtcagATTTGTTCACACGACAGAGTTAATTGTTCGGTTTGTTtagaaaatagatttttaagCATAAATCTGTCGAATGATGTAGCAGATTTGTTATAAATTGTAGATTTATATGGTCAACTTATTTTCTTATGGACCGATTTATTTACTTATGTTCGACTTATTTTCTTACGGAAGATTTATATAACTGACTTAAAATTGTTGACAGATTTCTTATTTATGAAGTGGCagttttttaaatttacattGTGGCAGACTTATTGACGAAAATCTGGGTTTATGTAAACTAATTTCAATTTCGACCCGGTTTACAATAATCTCAAATTCAGTATATTTTAGGTCAATTAAACTCAGAATTAGGTAAACAATTTCAGTAGTCTTCATATCTTTTATCCCTCTTTTCTTCCTTTTCAAGTTATCCCTTTCATGGTTGTTTAATCACTTGTTGCAATCCTTATTGTTTGGAGAAACATGGTTGTTTAATCATCAAAATATCTTAAGTGATGAGTAGTTTGAGGATTTGGTCATTAGATTTCATTTTGATTGGTGCTACATTTGTTGGTATACTCTTTTGGTGTTTCATTACATTTTTCTTGTTCGTATt contains these protein-coding regions:
- the LOC108841149 gene encoding nuclear polyadenylated RNA-binding protein 3-like yields the protein MGCGGSRLGGTAAAREDEGGVVPLPAGIRPLLRRRLEEMKKRSHASVLKGNQTLSKKELLRHGSSEEVDDGEETEEKHDSLKLSAKVAPAPDHHVEEKKEVIYEKISSRDDVIEVKKEEEVVRKQDEDNHSDVVDDLAMNVKKEGDDDSNHNEHDKVINDKNDEDDSVDHDGGRMSNFDERMICPGSPSFRVYCIDVISDDEEEEKDAEDTRKSMETESVIIELKEDESIVKKEKRERKGKRFGIALPRKYLANVTAGCMGNHTHTRLMQEKSSQ